In Mycoplasma sp. OR1901, the following are encoded in one genomic region:
- a CDS encoding SGNH/GDSL hydrolase family protein, which translates to MKKNKKLIFGTTMALLFSSGVVVACKAPGSDKELQSGGKELYEKIKEKNNISSKEPLVIEPYLPKPKQEIDSENGNESTTENTKILRKVSKNFIDKNQKIKYVAIGDSITEGFDASTPSISKGELENGNISGLSYPAYLARLLNVNNRIESFENFAHSGSQIIDWIKFFDIEFDSQYKSNINLGDKEYIKVKLANANLITLTLGANDLFYLLFKSATKYDVTKIIKSFIDKKPVIGDSLVFFNNIFKDSIPELKKRLTTFLANLKTYAPNANINVVSYPSPFLQLDQIITDFITNAIGQNIDLSPISLLTSLINDTIKSVAESNNVNYVDVYNSKYWVDNKSKLNSLFLDIHPNNYGYKKMAMDLYLKITHPTLNVEDYQNYNFDNQYLEKDSKTSSYQIEPINTDNELFGDSSLSYLDNINNEENENDLNRSSRNLGSKIRELTQEFNFIAKEILEFISNNTLYNELDPEHKLGKLLNSNIDENHTVLDDIVNNIINSQLIESIITDLENSLAILRDKNELNLKNIGHTFMEVVLNVNNVPKIVSIIAQTNLNPEQRQEFAELIKYIIKNILDKYGNNIFSLLSNSFDKFLSKYNVSNEEVNKIINSIFKSNDFNEILNDAVDLFVNHPEKFNSLENINQLIFAFISDQDTNAKIAVKISNIFKELLKNPALNSLFSNLIYNVLEKNELVNNITKDEIVSVTSDLIKLVNEIDNEHKIIENFVTLSLNNFQNFGFDRIQELLSNSFLGAISKISKDGVQEKAIITLINQIFKSDLVKNHKDLAKKLINNILDKSNLNNTSKLIYPLISETVVGQYISDESFAKIINLFFKQESFNTLIRDTLNDLIDNSDKFETVTSYNGLIVEILKNVNEDKFKTELNTTFTNVLADPELNSTIKQILTDFASAENIDSNESVMNFIEGLSNDFGNIVNQTQLIESLINVVFDQIKKAKAENANAIEKISELPQLISKALNDKLNEKGFEILKEVIKKDYVTNNKEGVSIIAGVIVDKLTKNGTLQNVVYGLVDTYFAKPEVAKYIDKDEIEKLIHKVFDAPNFNKIIQDLVKVYISNSDQINNFSSVTNLINALLKDATFKTLLSDEAKPLIKEIVKSGEYNKTITKVVLELSKNTKYSIDEKYKPVIENIVPSILTTLESTNTLDLLIDNFIGLITESNDLTEVTSGILNTVKNTINLSDINLYKTILKTNLFSSENRDLSVELIKELLNTFITNDLDSTLNSLLPESVLGISKADLKQFILDVTKNDNFKNIYEKSIEFVFNNSEQISQINNFYDIFNIAVKSNLSEDIKDNVQTLFKSIKDRDVFKKIISKVIDSQLKNPNVSWIFENVKNKEQLLIDLSTSLITQVDKFNVITLLFESLNEYKTQNKENLSDLTTILLNKLKGKFSEEKIGETLFNFIKDISKDFASKNKDDIKIIFNNIYNYIKENDTYINFVLNNVPTKYKNILNEYISDEDLKSFVNLLINNDTFKTLVIGAFGEIIESTDNLKDATSIDNVISIVLNKLATSPELKTNIISFLTNVTNQENIKVIITNTLTKFVKSKYPKIYNEEKTPLFISNLITDSYSIFKELGFIENVLDSLILFMKSENGEEFNFQTKVTSLKANLLANLNKLINDHSDELVSKLFQSNTINSNFEYSLEVFKFISITLLDNIQIFKDSINNLLKEAGLITESEKLDEEKLNQLKELIFDINNLNINNSMLDQILNISKEQIATINNLESLKNILFGNVTKVAKNNYFQIIKSFLNSKFAKNQKEWINKVLENALNTYLKDEKINPLLDSINLDSIAEKINVSKDVILNAIKEVFKNENTKELIKVVVADILDNVETLKDATNINDLIKKIFSIQGLKAKVKEKVTPILGEIIKKDTIKEALTSILNKLFEKEFLAPYLEGVNDKSALASSIVNVIDIIDENIKLTELSFELIYSQLQTNGIKFNISSITKTLISSIKNIFTGTEGEQKAVKLIKDLAKSPLFKNHKEDIKTIINNIIKKFSEGTFITDILNKIPQNTKDKIEEYVSLEDLDNILKLVLKNQHLHNIINNSITKLINGIDQFENVDSYKGLVAKLLELVKFDEIKSELNSMLSDLSNDQNFKNALKKLLTSLLNKNGVDTTDQGVINFITYVSNNLNEFFRSSQILNSLSNDIFDKLKEVFNESEANVIEKLSKLPNDILALIKDKITKQPRQFVDSILNAQNIQPHKQALVKIIKEVFINLNTKGVIETIINSQIDNINNETITKYIDVNLLKEMVGVVLKDDFLNGALNVVIPELLNDTAWLDKLSDPYALIHHLFSKDTIKEYFKNNLPSALERISQNRTTTNFVNSLINKVLKNNDISIQGSDSNPLVYNIASNIVPYLKEVGLYENIVQTVIEQLSVDSTSAQFIESIKTKILSKFDLSDYKFVKALFNNFSSIETNKEIVVEIFEKLYDKFTKEDNVINGLISFVNKNNSLVDQDNESKLLTIVKELFANEPIKNRIINIVRESLANLSIFKNANNYQELIKSVFSNDQLKTEINALFDLIIKELLEKGDFKTIVENILDKKLPEDIKNSIFKGINSKDQKIDSVDWILKIVKEANNGFNIFNSFIESGIKQLGINGTVNFNLGEFFNNAIENIKKFTNYENIEGKILSALNTLKTQIDHSNHPNRLTIINNIFSLAIEKINVGSIAWGILESFDKTAFITQNLISKDDFISLINNMVKTDELKAIINNIIEFFFTSNNNINSNSFVNITKEYISDETRKNTFKDNIQKIFENTLSSDNLRDPIRKIITKAMDYLEVTPDNNINEFIDNFTNGLGEFFKRIEINSKLIDATIETFQESTNLNQLTQKIKEKVMDKIKPTSFGFVSKILNDELIQQNKTGLKSLVTQLLRNFLNNENKIRKTISDINLAYLITGQNDDELNRLINNTIITFIKNPDLRDLLTLVINDIIDNAANYKNKTTWFEAINVLLHSNNASQMKQKFKNWFKASVGQNGNTDFIKGISKLAIIKFKNAGFNFNRDRDQEILEHIIQKGLAWISKDTLLDTIIDKVYDNLRSLDFTKATSQQVKQKIMDGALSFILTDDMNSISFKKILNNATKIKLLTSSFDEAIYVEFINRLFESSDLRQGTGIYNMLDFLFKDQPSGGNSSSGGNSSNNNQTSDQSKTYGFSFDESIFKVVDKTGELIKAIFEPLFKSMFTKISQNKYNLRDSKNNPEYKAIFRLTSIMLWAIFEKGATGGKFWNVTGLDVEGTFVGGLEKAWLGAKSAKANLWNNFNDDQKIKSGAYKKSWWSGGGFAYNREFITGNRSERTTVNNYWNDQLLAYIYWNNSTDKYNRSVKNKETLRKAIEKGWLGNSN; encoded by the coding sequence ATGAAAAAAAATAAGAAATTAATTTTCGGTACAACAATGGCACTATTATTCAGTAGTGGTGTAGTTGTAGCATGTAAAGCACCTGGTTCTGATAAAGAACTTCAAAGCGGTGGTAAAGAGTTATATGAGAAAATTAAAGAGAAAAATAATATTTCTTCAAAGGAACCGTTAGTTATAGAACCATACTTACCAAAACCTAAACAAGAAATTGATTCCGAGAATGGTAATGAATCAACAACTGAAAATACAAAAATACTTCGTAAAGTATCTAAAAATTTTATTGATAAAAATCAAAAAATTAAATACGTTGCAATTGGTGATTCTATTACAGAAGGATTTGATGCATCAACACCTTCAATATCAAAAGGAGAATTAGAGAACGGGAATATATCTGGACTTTCATATCCAGCTTATTTAGCACGTTTATTAAATGTTAATAATCGTATTGAAAGTTTCGAAAACTTTGCTCATTCCGGTTCACAAATAATTGATTGAATTAAATTCTTTGATATTGAATTTGATTCACAATATAAATCAAACATTAATTTAGGAGATAAAGAGTACATTAAAGTAAAATTAGCAAATGCTAACTTAATTACTTTAACTTTAGGTGCTAATGATTTATTTTACTTACTATTTAAATCAGCAACTAAATATGATGTTACAAAAATAATTAAAAGTTTTATTGACAAAAAACCAGTTATTGGTGACTCGTTAGTATTCTTCAATAACATCTTTAAAGATTCAATTCCTGAACTTAAAAAGAGATTAACAACTTTTTTAGCTAATTTAAAAACATATGCACCTAATGCAAATATTAATGTTGTTTCATACCCATCACCATTTTTACAATTAGATCAAATAATTACTGATTTTATTACAAATGCAATTGGTCAAAATATTGATTTATCACCAATTAGTTTATTAACTTCATTGATTAACGACACAATCAAAAGTGTTGCTGAATCAAACAATGTTAACTATGTTGATGTATACAACAGTAAATATTGAGTTGATAACAAATCTAAATTAAACTCACTATTTTTAGATATCCATCCAAATAATTATGGATACAAAAAAATGGCTATGGATCTATATTTAAAAATAACACATCCAACTTTAAATGTAGAAGATTATCAAAATTATAATTTTGATAATCAATACCTTGAAAAAGATTCAAAAACTTCAAGTTACCAAATTGAACCAATTAATACAGATAATGAATTATTTGGTGATTCATCACTAAGTTACCTTGATAACATTAATAATGAAGAAAATGAAAATGACTTAAATAGAAGTTCAAGAAATTTAGGATCAAAAATACGTGAGCTAACACAAGAATTTAATTTCATCGCAAAAGAAATTTTAGAATTCATTTCTAATAATACACTTTACAATGAATTAGATCCTGAACACAAATTAGGTAAATTATTAAATTCTAATATAGATGAGAACCACACTGTTTTAGATGATATTGTGAATAATATAATTAATTCACAATTAATTGAAAGTATAATAACTGATTTAGAAAATTCATTAGCAATATTAAGAGACAAAAACGAATTGAATTTAAAGAATATTGGACATACTTTTATGGAAGTTGTTTTAAATGTTAATAACGTTCCTAAAATAGTTTCAATAATCGCACAAACAAACTTAAACCCTGAACAAAGACAAGAGTTTGCAGAATTAATTAAATACATTATTAAAAATATTTTAGATAAGTATGGAAATAATATTTTTTCATTGTTATCAAATTCATTTGATAAATTCTTATCAAAATATAATGTTTCAAACGAAGAAGTTAATAAAATTATTAACTCTATATTCAAATCAAATGACTTTAATGAAATTCTAAATGATGCAGTTGATTTATTTGTTAACCATCCAGAGAAATTTAATAGTTTAGAAAATATAAACCAACTAATTTTTGCTTTTATATCTGATCAAGATACAAACGCAAAAATAGCAGTTAAGATTTCAAACATATTTAAAGAATTATTAAAAAACCCTGCTTTAAATTCATTATTTAGTAATTTAATTTACAATGTTCTTGAAAAAAATGAATTAGTAAACAACATCACAAAAGATGAAATAGTTTCAGTTACTAGTGATTTGATCAAATTAGTAAATGAAATTGATAATGAACATAAAATAATTGAAAACTTTGTTACTTTATCATTAAACAACTTCCAAAACTTTGGATTTGATAGAATCCAAGAATTATTATCAAACTCATTTTTAGGTGCTATCTCTAAAATTTCTAAAGATGGTGTTCAAGAAAAAGCTATAATAACTCTAATTAACCAAATCTTTAAATCTGATTTAGTTAAAAATCATAAAGATTTAGCTAAAAAATTAATTAATAATATTTTAGATAAATCAAATCTAAATAACACTTCTAAATTAATATATCCATTAATTTCAGAAACAGTAGTTGGTCAATACATTTCAGACGAATCATTCGCTAAAATAATCAACCTATTCTTTAAACAAGAATCATTTAACACTTTAATTAGAGATACTTTAAATGATTTAATTGATAATTCAGATAAATTTGAAACAGTTACTTCATACAATGGTTTAATTGTTGAAATACTTAAGAATGTTAATGAAGATAAATTTAAAACAGAACTAAATACAACTTTTACAAATGTATTAGCTGATCCAGAATTAAATTCAACAATTAAACAAATATTAACTGATTTTGCAAGTGCTGAAAACATAGATTCTAACGAAAGTGTAATGAACTTTATTGAAGGGTTGTCAAACGATTTTGGTAATATAGTAAATCAAACTCAATTAATTGAAAGTTTAATTAATGTAGTTTTTGACCAAATCAAAAAAGCTAAAGCAGAAAATGCTAATGCAATTGAAAAAATAAGTGAATTACCACAATTAATTTCAAAAGCACTAAACGATAAATTAAACGAAAAAGGTTTTGAAATACTTAAAGAAGTAATCAAAAAAGATTATGTAACAAACAATAAAGAAGGTGTTTCAATTATTGCTGGTGTTATTGTTGATAAATTAACAAAAAATGGTACATTACAAAACGTAGTATACGGTTTAGTTGATACATATTTTGCTAAACCTGAAGTTGCAAAATATATTGATAAGGACGAAATTGAAAAACTAATTCATAAAGTTTTTGATGCTCCTAACTTCAATAAAATAATTCAAGATTTAGTTAAAGTATATATTTCTAACAGTGACCAAATTAATAACTTTAGTTCAGTAACAAATTTAATTAATGCATTATTAAAAGATGCTACATTCAAAACTTTATTAAGTGATGAAGCTAAACCATTAATTAAAGAAATAGTTAAATCTGGCGAATATAATAAAACAATTACAAAGGTTGTTTTAGAGTTAAGTAAAAATACTAAATATAGTATTGATGAAAAATATAAACCTGTAATTGAAAACATTGTACCAAGCATTTTAACAACACTTGAGTCAACAAATACTTTAGACTTATTAATTGATAATTTCATCGGTTTAATTACTGAATCAAATGATTTAACTGAAGTTACAAGCGGTATTTTAAACACAGTTAAGAATACTATTAATTTGAGTGATATTAATTTATACAAAACAATACTAAAAACAAACTTATTCTCAAGTGAAAATAGAGATCTTTCAGTTGAACTTATAAAAGAATTATTAAATACATTCATTACAAACGATTTAGATTCTACATTAAATTCTTTACTTCCAGAAAGTGTTTTAGGTATTAGTAAAGCTGATTTAAAACAATTTATTTTAGACGTTACAAAAAATGATAATTTCAAAAATATATATGAAAAATCAATAGAATTTGTTTTTAATAATTCTGAACAAATTTCACAGATTAATAATTTCTACGACATATTTAATATAGCTGTAAAAAGTAATTTATCTGAAGATATAAAAGATAATGTTCAAACTTTATTTAAGTCTATAAAAGATAGAGATGTATTCAAAAAGATTATTTCTAAAGTTATTGACTCACAGTTAAAAAATCCAAATGTAAGTTGAATATTTGAAAATGTTAAAAATAAAGAACAACTACTTATTGATTTAAGTACTTCATTAATTACTCAAGTAGATAAATTTAATGTAATAACTTTATTATTCGAATCATTAAATGAATACAAAACACAAAATAAAGAAAACTTAAGTGATTTAACTACAATTTTATTAAATAAACTTAAAGGTAAATTTAGTGAAGAAAAAATAGGTGAAACACTTTTCAACTTCATAAAAGACATTTCTAAAGATTTTGCAAGCAAAAACAAAGATGATATTAAAATTATTTTCAATAACATTTACAATTACATAAAAGAAAATGATACATATATTAATTTTGTATTAAATAACGTCCCAACTAAGTATAAAAATATATTGAATGAATATATTTCGGATGAAGATTTAAAATCATTTGTAAACTTATTAATCAATAATGATACCTTTAAAACACTTGTAATTGGTGCGTTTGGTGAAATTATTGAAAGTACAGATAATTTAAAAGATGCTACAAGCATTGATAATGTAATTTCTATTGTTTTAAATAAATTAGCTACAAGTCCAGAGCTTAAAACTAATATAATTAGTTTCTTAACTAATGTAACAAATCAAGAAAACATTAAAGTTATAATCACAAATACATTAACAAAATTTGTTAAGTCAAAATATCCAAAAATATACAATGAAGAAAAAACACCTTTATTTATATCTAATTTAATTACTGATTCATATTCTATATTTAAAGAATTAGGATTTATTGAGAATGTTCTAGATAGTTTAATTCTATTTATGAAATCTGAAAATGGTGAAGAATTTAACTTCCAAACTAAAGTTACATCTCTAAAAGCGAATTTATTAGCAAACCTAAATAAATTAATAAATGATCATTCAGATGAACTTGTATCTAAATTATTCCAATCAAACACAATTAATTCTAATTTTGAGTATTCACTTGAAGTGTTTAAATTTATTTCTATTACTTTATTAGACAATATTCAAATATTTAAAGATAGTATAAATAATTTACTTAAGGAAGCTGGATTAATTACAGAATCCGAAAAATTAGATGAAGAAAAATTAAACCAATTAAAAGAATTAATATTTGATATAAATAATTTGAATATTAATAATTCAATGTTAGATCAAATATTAAATATTTCAAAAGAACAAATTGCAACAATAAACAATCTTGAATCATTAAAAAATATATTATTTGGTAACGTTACAAAAGTGGCTAAAAATAATTACTTCCAAATAATAAAATCATTCTTAAATTCTAAATTTGCAAAAAATCAAAAAGAATGAATTAATAAAGTGTTAGAAAATGCTTTAAATACATACTTAAAAGATGAGAAAATAAATCCATTATTAGATTCAATTAATCTTGATTCAATTGCAGAAAAAATCAATGTATCAAAAGATGTTATTTTAAATGCAATTAAAGAAGTATTCAAAAACGAAAATACAAAAGAACTTATTAAGGTTGTAGTGGCCGATATACTTGACAATGTCGAAACATTAAAAGACGCAACAAACATTAATGATCTAATTAAAAAAATATTCTCTATTCAAGGATTAAAAGCTAAAGTAAAAGAAAAAGTTACTCCTATACTAGGAGAAATAATTAAAAAAGACACTATTAAAGAAGCGTTAACATCAATTTTAAATAAACTATTTGAAAAAGAATTCTTAGCCCCTTATTTAGAAGGAGTTAATGATAAAAGTGCACTTGCAAGTAGTATAGTGAACGTAATCGATATAATTGATGAAAACATTAAATTAACAGAATTATCATTCGAATTAATTTATAGTCAATTACAAACAAATGGAATTAAATTTAATATTTCATCAATTACAAAAACTTTAATTTCAAGTATTAAAAATATCTTTACAGGTACAGAAGGTGAACAAAAAGCTGTAAAATTAATCAAAGACTTAGCTAAGTCTCCTTTATTCAAAAATCATAAAGAAGATATAAAAACAATTATTAATAATATAATCAAGAAATTCTCAGAAGGTACATTTATAACAGATATACTAAACAAGATACCTCAAAATACTAAAGATAAAATTGAAGAGTATGTTAGTTTAGAAGATTTAGATAATATATTAAAATTAGTCTTAAAAAATCAACATTTACACAATATTATCAATAACTCAATTACAAAATTAATTAATGGTATCGACCAATTTGAAAATGTAGACTCTTACAAAGGTTTAGTTGCTAAGTTATTAGAATTAGTTAAGTTTGACGAAATTAAATCAGAACTTAATTCAATGTTGTCAGATCTTTCAAACGATCAAAACTTTAAAAATGCATTGAAAAAATTATTAACTAGTTTACTAAACAAAAACGGTGTTGATACAACAGACCAAGGTGTAATTAATTTTATAACTTATGTTTCTAATAATCTAAACGAATTCTTTAGATCATCACAAATTTTAAATAGTTTATCAAATGATATATTCGACAAATTAAAAGAAGTATTTAATGAAAGTGAAGCTAATGTTATTGAAAAATTAAGCAAGCTTCCAAACGATATTCTTGCTTTAATAAAAGATAAAATCACAAAACAACCAAGACAATTTGTTGATAGTATTTTAAATGCACAAAATATTCAACCACATAAACAAGCTTTAGTTAAAATTATTAAAGAAGTATTTATTAATTTAAATACCAAAGGTGTGATAGAAACTATTATCAATTCACAAATTGATAATATAAATAACGAAACTATTACTAAATATATAGATGTCAACTTATTAAAAGAAATGGTTGGAGTTGTTTTAAAAGACGATTTCCTAAATGGTGCTTTAAATGTAGTAATTCCTGAATTATTAAACGATACAGCTTGATTAGATAAATTAAGCGATCCATACGCATTAATTCATCATTTATTCTCTAAAGATACTATAAAAGAATACTTTAAAAATAACTTACCAAGTGCTCTAGAAAGAATTTCTCAAAATCGAACTACAACAAACTTTGTTAATTCATTAATTAACAAAGTGTTAAAAAATAATGACATAAGCATACAAGGTAGTGATTCTAATCCGCTTGTATATAATATTGCAAGTAATATTGTTCCATACTTAAAAGAAGTTGGTTTATATGAAAATATTGTACAAACAGTTATTGAGCAATTAAGTGTTGATTCAACTTCTGCACAATTTATTGAATCAATTAAAACAAAAATACTTTCTAAATTTGATTTAAGTGATTATAAATTTGTTAAAGCGTTATTCAACAACTTCAGTTCAATTGAAACTAATAAAGAGATAGTTGTTGAGATATTTGAAAAACTATACGATAAATTTACTAAAGAAGATAATGTTATAAATGGTTTAATATCATTTGTTAATAAAAATAATAGTTTAGTTGATCAAGATAATGAATCTAAGTTATTAACCATAGTAAAAGAGCTTTTTGCTAATGAACCTATTAAAAATAGAATAATTAATATTGTTAGAGAAAGTTTAGCTAACTTAAGCATATTTAAAAACGCAAACAACTATCAAGAATTAATTAAATCAGTATTTTCAAATGATCAATTAAAAACTGAAATTAATGCCTTATTTGATTTAATAATCAAAGAATTATTAGAAAAAGGTGATTTCAAAACAATAGTTGAAAATATACTTGATAAAAAATTACCAGAAGATATTAAAAACTCAATATTTAAAGGTATAAATAGCAAAGATCAAAAAATTGATTCAGTTGACTGAATATTAAAAATTGTAAAAGAAGCAAATAATGGATTTAATATATTTAATTCATTTATTGAATCAGGAATTAAACAACTAGGAATAAACGGTACAGTTAACTTTAATTTAGGTGAATTCTTTAATAATGCTATTGAAAACATTAAGAAATTTACTAATTATGAAAACATTGAAGGTAAAATACTTTCAGCATTAAATACTTTAAAAACTCAAATCGATCATTCAAATCACCCTAATAGACTAACAATCATTAATAATATATTTAGTTTAGCCATTGAAAAAATTAATGTAGGTTCAATTGCATGAGGAATTTTAGAAAGTTTTGATAAAACAGCATTTATAACACAAAACCTTATTTCTAAAGATGATTTTATAAGTTTAATTAACAATATGGTAAAAACTGACGAACTAAAAGCGATTATAAATAATATAATAGAGTTCTTCTTCACAAGCAATAATAATATTAATAGTAATTCATTTGTTAACATAACAAAAGAATACATAAGTGATGAAACAAGAAAAAATACTTTTAAAGATAATATACAAAAAATATTTGAAAACACTTTAAGTTCAGATAATTTAAGAGATCCTATTAGAAAAATCATTACTAAAGCAATGGATTATTTAGAAGTAACTCCAGATAATAACATAAACGAATTTATAGATAACTTCACTAATGGTTTAGGAGAATTTTTCAAACGTATTGAAATTAATTCTAAATTAATTGATGCAACAATTGAAACATTCCAAGAATCAACAAACCTTAATCAATTAACTCAAAAAATTAAAGAAAAAGTTATGGATAAAATAAAACCAACATCATTTGGTTTTGTATCTAAAATACTTAATGATGAGTTAATACAACAAAATAAAACTGGACTAAAAAGTCTTGTAACACAGTTATTAAGAAACTTCTTAAATAACGAAAATAAAATTAGAAAAACAATAAGTGATATCAATTTAGCTTATTTAATTACAGGTCAAAATGATGATGAATTAAATAGATTAATTAATAATACTATAATCACATTTATTAAAAATCCTGATTTAAGAGACTTATTAACTTTAGTTATAAATGATATTATTGACAATGCAGCTAACTATAAAAATAAAACAACTTGATTTGAAGCAATTAATGTTTTATTACATTCAAATAATGCTTCACAAATGAAGCAAAAATTCAAAAATTGATTCAAAGCAAGTGTTGGTCAAAATGGTAATACAGACTTTATAAAAGGTATTTCTAAATTAGCAATAATTAAATTTAAAAACGCTGGATTTAACTTCAATAGAGATAGAGATCAAGAAATTTTAGAACATATAATTCAAAAGGGATTAGCATGAATTTCTAAAGACACTTTATTAGATACTATTATTGATAAAGTATATGATAACTTAAGATCATTAGACTTTACAAAAGCTACTTCTCAACAAGTTAAACAAAAAATAATGGATGGTGCTTTATCATTCATACTTACAGATGATATGAATTCAATATCATTTAAAAAGATATTGAATAATGCAACAAAAATAAAATTATTAACTAGTTCATTTGATGAAGCAATTTATGTAGAATTCATAAACAGATTATTCGAAAGTAGTGATCTAAGACAAGGTACAGGTATTTATAATATGCTTGATTTCTTATTTAAAGATCAACCTTCAGGAGGTAACTCTTCAAGTGGAGGTAATTCATCAAACAATAATCAAACTTCTGATCAAAGTAAAACATATGGATTCTCATTTGATGAAAGCATATTCAAAGTAGTTGATAAAACAGGTGAATTAATTAAAGCTATTTTTGAACCTTTATTCAAATCTATGTTTACTAAAATATCACAAAATAAATATAACCTTAGAGATAGTAAAAATAACCCTGAATATAAAGCTATATTTAGATTAACATCAATTATGTTATGAGCTATCTTCGAAAAAGGTGCTACTGGTGGTAAATTCTGAAACGTAACAGGATTAGATGTTGAAGGTACATTTGTTGGAGGATTAGAAAAAGCCTGATTAGGTGCTAAAAGTGCTAAAGCTAACTTATGAAACAACTTTAATGATGACCAAAAAATAAAAAGTGGTGCATACAAAAAAAGTTGATGAAGTGGTGGCGGATTCGCTTACAATCGTGAATTCATTACAGGTAATAGATCTGAAAGAACAACAGTAAATAACTACTGAAATGATCAGTTATTAGCATATATTTATTGAAATAATAGCACTGACAAATACAACAGAAGTGTTAAAAACAAAGAAACCCTAAGAAAAGCTATTGAAAAAGGATGATTAGGAAATTCAAATTAA
- a CDS encoding M42 family metallopeptidase, whose product MDKRTESFKQRLIKYLEIEAMSRYEEPVAEELRNNINKEQFEVLRDKLGSIIFHKKSKNPDAPKVMIAAHMDEIGYIVRSIDKKGQLLLSPIGGIWASTIIGTKAKLVTSKGETMLGVFGHTSIHIMEASKVSKALTNDEIYADFGFKNKEEAIENGVEIGDRVYVSGETILFKNQDLVGGKAMDNRAGVTVLEFLANQVANLDLDVDLYLVGTVQEEVGTRGAKTSVSMINPDIAIALDTTSSHDTIGTIEGTTALFKGAALRVKDGGTLMDTKLIQFLFNLAKKHNINAYKFVAAGGGTDAAQLQYAQGGAATITLSLPQRYLHSPIGVIAISDLLATLDLLEQFLKEMNQTKYQEEIKYS is encoded by the coding sequence ATGGATAAAAGAACAGAATCATTCAAACAACGTTTAATTAAATATCTTGAAATTGAAGCAATGTCAAGATATGAAGAACCAGTTGCTGAAGAATTAAGAAATAATATAAATAAAGAACAATTTGAAGTTCTAAGAGATAAATTAGGTTCAATTATTTTTCATAAAAAATCAAAAAATCCTGATGCACCTAAAGTTATGATAGCTGCACATATGGATGAAATTGGTTATATAGTGAGAAGCATTGATAAAAAAGGTCAGTTATTATTAAGTCCTATTGGTGGAATATGAGCATCAACAATAATTGGAACTAAAGCAAAATTAGTTACAAGCAAAGGTGAAACAATGTTAGGTGTTTTTGGACACACAAGTATTCACATTATGGAAGCTTCAAAAGTATCAAAAGCTTTAACTAATGACGAAATTTATGCTGATTTTGGATTTAAAAATAAAGAAGAAGCTATTGAAAATGGTGTTGAAATTGGTGATAGAGTATATGTTTCAGGTGAAACAATTTTATTCAAAAACCAAGATCTAGTAGGTGGAAAAGCCATGGATAACCGTGCTGGAGTTACTGTTTTAGAATTTTTAGCTAACCAAGTTGCTAATTTAGATTTAGATGTAGATTTATATTTAGTTGGAACAGTTCAAGAAGAAGTTGGAACACGTGGAGCAAAAACATCTGTTTCAATGATTAATCCGGATATTGCTATTGCTTTAGATACAACTTCATCTCATGACACAATTGGTACTATCGAAGGAACAACAGCTTTATTTAAAGGTGCTGCACTTAGAGTTAAAGATGGTGGAACATTAATGGACACTAAATTAATTCAATTTCTTTTTAATTTAGCTAAAAAACACAATATTAATGCATATAAATTTGTAGCTGCAGGTGGTGGAACAGATGCTGCTCAATTACAATATGCACAAGGTGGAGCCGCAACAATCACTTTATCATTACCACAAAGATATTTACATAGTCCAATTGGTGTTATTGCTATTTCAGATTTATTAGCAACACTTGATTTATTAGAACAATTCTTAAAAGAAATGAATCAAACAAAATACCAAGAAGAAATTAAATATTCATAA